From the Helianthus annuus cultivar XRQ/B chromosome 17, HanXRQr2.0-SUNRISE, whole genome shotgun sequence genome, the window TTGTAACGAACCATAACCTTCCCTTTAACACCAACCACCATCGCATTCCAATCCGTCTCAGGAAAGGGAGAAACCAATTCCAGCTCAAAGTTTCTCAACAGATGGCTCCAAATCGCTTTAATTTGCAAATACGCAAACGGTTCTCCTAAACAACCATGTCTACCACCACCAAACGAAATGTACGAAAACGCCCCCGCCGCCTTATCCTCTTCTCTACCCGGCCCGAATCTATCCGGGTCATACGAGTCCGGATCTTTAAACACATGTGGCAACCGGTTGGCAAATGCAGGTGACGTGGCGACTATGTGGCCTTTCGGTATGTCATATTCTTTCCCTTCCTTTGTAGTCACGGCGAAATCACAGTGAGAGCTGCGTAGCAGCATGATTAGCGGCGGGTGGAGTCTTAACGCTTCTTTAATACACCTGTACAAAACGTTCATCTCCGATAAGATATCGTGATCAACTTTTTCGCCATGTTTGTTCACGAGATTCTTCTGTTCATCGAGCACAGCCGCCATGTGTTTCGGGTTGCAGAGGAGGTACGCTCCGGTCCATGTCGAGGTTATAGAACTCGTGTGCTGGCCGGCGAATAACGCAGCGATGAGAAGTCCGGTGACCTCGGATTCCGTGGTGGGCCGGCCGTTTTTGTACTTGGAGTCAATAAAACATTGCAGCATGTCGTTTTCGGACTTGCCGCTTTGTTTACGGGAGGTTATGATGGTGGAAAAGATGCTGGCAAGTTTCTTGCGGGCCTGGTCACGGCGGCGGTGGGCGGGGATGGGGAGATAGGGGAATATGACACTGATGGGTTGCATCCCGTTATCGAGATCATGAAACAGAGCGGATACGTCGTCCAATAGCTTGTTGCGAACTTCTTCGCCTAATAAGCATCTACTggctgttagaatgattaggCTTTCTAGTTCATGTTTTAGATCCACTTCACCACTGTCCCCCCATTTGGAGAAATATTCCTGCAAATTCCAATCAAGTTAAGTTTCAAGATGCAAGTTCAAAGCATAGAGAAAATAACTTgttcttttacaaaaaaaaaaaaaaaaaaaaaaaaaaaaaaaaaaaaaaaatcattgacTTTTCTTGTTTCTAGTTATAAAATTGTAACCAATCATAAGCTTTCACATGGCACATCATGCTGCACCCGCGTAACAGATTTTAAGATGTCGCAAGAGATTTCCATCCGGCACAGAAAAAATTGATCTGTTGTGCCGGATGAAAATCTGTTGCGCCAAATCATAAAATCCACCACACAAAGATTATATCATGTTGCGTCAATGGACACTTGTCAAACACTCGTTGATTAAAGTTTTAAAAAGTAAAAGATATTTTGTCAAACTCATTGGTCAATATGCCTATTTTGGTGAGTTTCCCCCTTTTGTAAAACATTAACAGATTTAAATCAGACACCGATACTGAATTTAGAAACCGAAACAAATTCAAATCAGACACCCGATCCTGAATTTAAAGAAGCATACTAAAATTTACAAACAAAGAAAACCTAATCAAATCACATCTCTGATAGGAATTGCGACCGGTTAATCGTTAATACAATCAGACCAAGAACGGAACTTCACGAGTCAGGCAAAGTCGGGCCAGGGCTGGTTCAATTATATCCGGGTCGACCCGAATACGTCTTCAACATGAATTGATTCCATGCATGACCATGCACCCCACGTTTTCAATCAGTAGTTAACTTTTATTTTCAtccaatgttatttttatttatttgttagtTTTGTTTTACTATTGTTTTCAAGTAAGTTATTCAATTTCCTATATGTAAGGAAACGTGGGTGGGTTTCTTTTGCATCTATATGTATCGCAAGTTAAATGAAATGCAGACAGTTTTTTTGGAGTTTATGAAAAGTTTTTTGGTTAATTTTCTCATTGGATTATGAGTTGATTAATTATTTCCATGCTAGTTCAAGTTTGGCAACTTGAATGGTGTTCTTGGAGCCTAGATTAGAGTCAAGTGGTGTATCTGTATCTTGATTCTCGTTTAGTTTGCCCTAATCGATTTCTTGTGTGGTGTGTCTGTATCACAAGAGACCGTTAGATCTATCTGTTTTATTTAGAGTTTTAATTTCATAGCCGTTACCGAACCGTTTGCTATCAATCTCCTTCCTACAGACTACATAATAACTAAGATTAAAATCTGTTACCTCATTGGACAGGTTGtaaaaaaactttaaaagtcAATGCTATTTTGTCAAACTCATTGGTCAATACCGTCATTATGGTAAATTTTcccatatttaaaaaaaaaaaaacacactaaAATTTACAACACAAAAGACATAATCATATCACATCTAATAATTACAGTCTACATAACAAGAATAAGGTGTCCAATAACTGAACCGTTAACCGAACCGAAAACtaacaaaaccgaaccgaaattaaccgaaagtCGGTTATCGGTTTTTTTACCATCGCTTAACCGAAATTAATCGAAAGTAGGTTATCGGTTATTTTTTACCATCGGTTAACCGAACAGAa encodes:
- the LOC110920587 gene encoding sterol 14-demethylase, with amino-acid sequence MELDPKLLNIATLLIATLIAAKFIATFLIPRSHKRLPPVVKSWPFIGGLFRFLKGPIIMLKQEYPKLGSVFTLNLLNKNITFLIGPEVSAHFFKASESDLSQQEVYQFNVPTFGPGVVFDVDYSVRQEQFRFFTEALRVNKLKGYVDQMVFEAEEYFSKWGDSGEVDLKHELESLIILTASRCLLGEEVRNKLLDDVSALFHDLDNGMQPISVIFPYLPIPAHRRRDQARKKLASIFSTIITSRKQSGKSENDMLQCFIDSKYKNGRPTTESEVTGLLIAALFAGQHTSSITSTWTGAYLLCNPKHMAAVLDEQKNLVNKHGEKVDHDILSEMNVLYRCIKEALRLHPPLIMLLRSSHCDFAVTTKEGKEYDIPKGHIVATSPAFANRLPHVFKDPDSYDPDRFGPGREEDKAAGAFSYISFGGGRHGCLGEPFAYLQIKAIWSHLLRNFELELVSPFPETDWNAMVVGVKGKVMVRYKRKVLQC